A region from the Lycium barbarum isolate Lr01 chromosome 8, ASM1917538v2, whole genome shotgun sequence genome encodes:
- the LOC132608288 gene encoding auxin-induced protein 15A-like, with protein MMLTHLMGKLKNHLLLTSKCNSLQSDPIYIVETVETPRANKEVVPNDVKEGYFAVFSVNAQEEPKRFVVELHWLTNPSFLKLLKQTEDEYGFGQKGVLEVPCLAAELQKILKIKIGRNTTANFAV; from the coding sequence ATGATGCTTACTCATCTTATGGGAAAGCTCAAGAATCATCTTCTATTAACTTCCAAATGCAATAGCCTTCAATCTGATCCTATATATATTGTTGAAACTGTGGAAACCCCAAGAGCAAATAAAGAAGTGGTACCAAATGATGTGAAAGAAGGATACTTTGCAGTATTCTCGGTGAATGCACAGGAAGAGCCAAAAAGGTTTGTTGTGGAACTACATTGGCTCACTAATCCTTCATTCTTGAAATTACTCAAACAGACTGAAGATGAATATGGATTTGGACAAAAAGGTGTTCTTGAAGTCCCTTGTCTCGCCGCGGAATTGCAGAAAATTCTTAAAATTAAGATTGGAAGGAACACCACTGCTAATTTTGCAGTTTAG